In the genome of Desulfovibrio desulfuricans, one region contains:
- a CDS encoding M15 family metallopeptidase — MLLCIFLCCAFVAHAAAASLPDLPLESSPVPAAEPVPAPELPAELDETGRIDMYCLRRAYPQITGMTADAQGQWLMFVDGRRVLYAAAPGAEALTNGHESEWVVSVRTSMAEPYPLEPERPDTPLGVSPGRRRSYDLLQALYGANLKTVSSHLVQARLMGQNLHLSPAAAQAMNRADAILSPQVANEPRLRALLKMDGGFAWRRIAGENRLSPHAFGIAFDISPGIATYWRWSKLRPHPLQKNYPASIVAAFENEGFIWGGKWHEYDLMHFEYRPEIICKARVLQGQEHLPGQDATPSPAQRQASPAAEPAPAGDGAPAVP; from the coding sequence TTGCTGCTTTGTATTTTTTTGTGCTGCGCCTTTGTCGCGCATGCCGCTGCGGCGTCCTTGCCCGACTTGCCGCTGGAGTCCTCGCCAGTTCCGGCGGCTGAGCCCGTGCCCGCACCAGAGCTCCCCGCAGAGCTGGACGAAACCGGGCGCATCGACATGTACTGCCTGCGCCGGGCCTACCCCCAGATCACCGGCATGACGGCTGACGCGCAGGGACAATGGCTGATGTTTGTCGACGGACGCCGCGTGCTGTATGCGGCCGCACCCGGCGCCGAAGCCCTGACGAACGGGCATGAATCGGAGTGGGTCGTGAGTGTGCGCACGAGCATGGCCGAACCATACCCCCTGGAGCCGGAGCGGCCCGATACCCCGCTTGGGGTTTCGCCCGGGCGGCGGCGCTCGTATGATCTGCTGCAGGCTCTCTACGGCGCAAATCTCAAGACAGTCAGCAGTCATCTTGTGCAGGCCAGGCTGATGGGACAGAACCTGCATCTTTCGCCAGCGGCCGCGCAGGCCATGAACCGGGCCGACGCCATCCTGTCGCCGCAGGTTGCCAACGAGCCGCGGCTAAGGGCCTTGCTCAAGATGGACGGCGGCTTTGCATGGCGGCGCATAGCGGGCGAAAATCGTCTGAGCCCGCACGCCTTTGGCATTGCCTTTGACATCAGCCCCGGCATCGCCACGTACTGGCGGTGGAGCAAGCTGCGGCCGCATCCCCTGCAAAAAAATTACCCAGCGTCCATTGTGGCGGCCTTTGAAAACGAGGGCTTTATCTGGGGCGGCAAATGGCACGAATATGACCTGATGCATTTTGAATACAGGCCGGAAATAATCTGCAAGGCCCGCGTGCTGCAGGGGCAGGAACATCTGCCAGGGCAGGATGCGACGCCCTCGCCCGCGCAGCGGCAAGCCAGCCCTGCGGCGGAGCCAGCGCCCGCTGGCGACGGAGCACCCGCCGTACCATAG